From the Rhodococcus opacus B4 genome, the window GAGAGGGTGTCGCTGGGACTGCTTGTGGCGGCGGCAGCGATTACGGTCGGCCTCACCTGGAAGGTGGCGCGGGACATCGCCAGTGAGTTCCTCCGGATCGACGACACACTCTGGTTGGGGACCGAACGGCAACAGACGGCAGCGAACTGGTTGTTCTGGCTCGGGCAGAGCGGTGCCGTCGCCGCCGGGATCCTGCTGGTACCCGCCTTGGTCACCGCGGGGGTCACCCTCGTGCGCCGCGTCCGACCGCGATACACCAGTGGCGCATTGGCCCTGGCCATCGTCGCAGCCGTGGTGTGCATGGCCACTGTGGTCACGACGACCTTCATCGCGATCATGTTCGCCGGCCTGGGCCGGTGACGAGATGAATCGGCATCACAGCAGGACGATCCGCGGCGGCGTCGCCGCCGCGATGGTGACGGTGGCCCTGTTGGCGGCCGGGTGCGGCAGCTCCGACGACGGGCATGACCATGCCGCCGAACCAATGGATTCCGGTGGCCCGACGGCAGCGTTGACGACCCCACCACCGCCGCAGCTGCCGGAACAGTTCAGCGGAGTCGATCAGAACGATCCGGAAGCGGTGATGGTCGCCGCCGCGCAGGCCCTGTTCAGCTACACCCCCGCGACGGACCCGACGCAGGCCGCTGGCGCCGACCGGGCCGCAGCGCTGCTCGACGAGCGGTTCTACGCCGAGAACAAGGCGGCGTTCTCCGTGCTGGCACCGATCACCGGTGCCCAGTGGGACCGGTGGGCGAGTGCGAACGCGACCGTGACAGCCCGTGCGGCGGTGACCGGTGACAACCATCCACCGGATGCGCCGGCCCGGATCTCGCGGGTGGTCGCCGTCACCCAGACCGCGACCACCCCAGCCGGAGCGGTGCTCGATGAATCCACGGTGGCGGTCTACATGAGCGCAACCCGTCTCGGGGTGTGGCGGGTGAGCGCTCTGACCGTCCGCTGACACCGGACAGGCGTGACCGACAGCTGCAACGACATTCAGGAGTGATGATGACGAGTTCGACCAAGACGGTCGTGGCCACGACCCTCGGGCGAGGGGAGCTGCGATGAGTGACCGTGGAGTCAAGGATCCAGTCAATTCGGCACGCGAGATGTATCTGATCGCGGCAGTGGTGGCCGTCGTCGGGGTGGTGGGCGGCGGGGTGATGCTGGCGCTGCGCCTGGGCACCGATCAGGAGGTGCCGGCGAACCCGGCCGTGGTCCTGATCGACCTGGTGAAGGGCCATCTTCAATGGTCGACCACCGCAACCGTGCTCATCACGGTGTACGCAGTGCTGGTGCTGGCGGCAGCGTTCGTGATTTTGGTGCTGGTGGCTCGCAGCCGCGGCAAGCGCACCCGCGTCGACAACAAGGCCAAGCACATGGGCCGGTTGCGGGACGTGGGATCGCTGACCGAGAAGCTGTGCCGTAAGGAGTCGGACCGGTTGGGCGTCGTCCTCGAAGAGGGTGCGGCGCCGGGGGTCCCGATCGGAAAGCACCTGTTGTCGGGGCAGAACCTGTACGCGAAGTACGAGGACATGCACGTCGACATCTGGGGTCCGCGTTCGGGAAAGAGCAGCTCCCGGGTGATTCCGGCGATCCTCGAAGCGCCCGGCGCGGTGCTGACCACCTCGAACAAGCGGGACGTGGTCGATGCCACCCGCGACCCGCGTGAAGCCAAGGGCGGGAAGGTGTGGATCTTCGACCCGCAGAAAGTCGCTGACGGGGAGAACACCTGGTGGTGGGATCCGCTGTCGTGGGTGACCGACGAGGTCCGGGCCGCGGACCTGGCCGCGCATTTCGCTGCCGGCGACGACGGCCTGGACGCGAAGAAGGATTCCTTCTTCGACCCGGAGGGCCAGGACCTGCTCACCGCCCTGTTCCTGGCGGCCGCGGCCGAGCAGAAGCCGATCACCCAGGTGTACACGTGGGTCACCGACGAGACCAACGTCGAACCGGTCAACATTCTCCGCAAACACGGCTACGACCTGCACGCATCCGGTCTCAGTGGCCAGTACAACGCTCCGGCGAAACAGCGCGGCGGTGTCTTCGGCACGGCCCGGAAGATGATCCGCTGCTTGAAGATGCAGTCCATCCGGCCGTGGGTGTCGACCGACGGCCAGCGAAGCTGGGTACCGCATTTCGATCCGCGGGAGTTCGTCCGCTCGAACGACACCATCTACCTGCTCTCTCGTGAGGGCAACGGGTCCGCCGGACCGCTGGTGACGGCGCTGACCGTCGCGATCTGTGAGGCCGCCGAGGAACTGGCGACCCGGTCGAAAGGTGGGCGTCTACCGGTGCCGCTGCTCGCCGCCTTGGACGAAGCCGCCAACGTGGTCCGCTGGACCCAGCTCCCAAAGCTGTTCAGCCACTACGGATCTCGTGGAATCGTGATCATGGCCATCCTGCAGAGCTACGCCCAGGGCACCGAAGTGTGGGGCAACAAGGGCATGGGAATGCTGCACTCGGCCGCCAACGTGAAGGTCTACGGCGGCGGCTGCGAAGTTGCCGTCGACGACAACTACCTCCGATCGCTGTCCACCGCGATCGGGGAGCACTGGGAATACAGCGGATCGGTCTCCTCCGGTCGCGGAGGCCGCTCCACCTCACGCCAGCGCACGAAGATCACCACCTTCACCGAGTCCGAACTCGAAGAACTGCCCCGCGGCCGCGCGATCGTCCGCTCGTCCGGAAACCGGGCCACCCTCGTCAAGACCGTGCCCTGGTGGGAAGGCCCCTACGCCGACCAGGTGCGGGCATCGATCGAACGCCACGATCCCGAAGCGGACAAGACCCTCGCCGAAGCGGTGACCCTCACCGACGACGCCGAACCGAAAGAGGTACAGCCGGTATGACCAGCCTTGACGAGTTCGACCTGCCCGAACCGCCCGACGAGGACCCCGCCCCACCCGAGGATTCCTGGGCGCCGCCGCTCGAGGGTCTCGTGCCCGCACCCGCACCGGCGGCTACCCCGGCCGACGGGAACGGTGCAGGCGACGCCCTCGCGCTGTCCGACGAGCTGAGCGCCCGGATTGGAAAGGTCACCGGGACGCTGCTGAGCACGCAGATCAAGGCGATCGCCGAAACCCAGCTCGCCGAGCTACTCACCCCGGAGATCTATCAGCGGATCGAAGAGCTCTCCCGGCGTCGACTCGCCGCCGAGCTGGAGACGCAGCTGGTCGCGGCCGCCCACGCAGCGGACGCGGCGGAGAATCCGCCGACCACCGTGTTCGGGTCGACCGAAGAGTTCGTTCGGGTGCGCCTGGCCCCGGGCTACCGCCGCGACGTCATCGACAACCGGGAAATCCGCTGGTGCCCTCAATGGTGGCGGCACGAAGAAGCGATCTCCCGCCTCGAAGCGCTGTGGCGCACCTGGGAACACTTCCGCCTCGACGCCACCACCGGAATGAGCGTGTGGTGGCGCGACCACGCCGACCACCACATGTCGGTGCTGATGTCCTCGGAGGGCCCGTTCAGCAAATGCAGCGTCCAACACGGCCACCACACGCCGGACAACGCCATCGCACCGCTGCCGACCGATCCGGCACCCGCCGGGATGTTCCCCGACACCCGCGAGCTCTGACGCACGGAAGGACCAATCCTCATGGATATGCACCGCGACGACGGCATCTACACCGCCACCTGCCGCCACTACGAGCACCGACCAAGTTCCGAAGGACCAATCGGCGTCACTACCACCCAGCACACCTCACAAGCTGCCGCATTCGACGCCCTCCACGAGTTCCTCAGCACTGCTTACGAGGTCGGTCCCCGGTACGACATCACCATCACCCGCGACGACACCCCACAACGCGAAGTCGTCTTCGCCACCGGCGGGCCCGCCACAGTCGATCGCCTTCGCCCCGCGATCAACGAGGCCAGATCGGCATACTCCAGCGCATGGGACATCCTCAAAGCCCACGCGAACGACCTCATCGCAGAACTGCGTGACCCGAACGCGCTCGTACACCATCCGACCCCCGAGTTGCGTGATGTGGCATGGGCCGCCAGGAACCAATACGGCCCCCGGCACCGCACCCGCGACGCCTACCAAAGCCACACCGGTGAAGAACTCGACCGCGCCAAGAACCTCGCCCGCGACGCCGGACACACCGAGGACCAGATCGACCGCGCGACCCGCGCCGACCCGGATATGGACATGCACAGCCTCCGTCAGCGGTCCGCAAACATGATCCGCGACGTCCGCTCTTTCGCCACCAACTACAACCTCCCCCCGGACCAGGCCAGTGCCCTCCATGCCGCGGCCGACAGGGCCGAGGACACCGTCGCCGAACTCGCGGCCCCGAGCGGTGTCCCCCCGGCTGTCCCCTCACTCGACAGCAGCACCACCATCCAGCAGGACATCACAGCAGCCGCCCGACTCGCTGCCAGCGACTTCCCTTCCCCAGCCCGGTCCGTCCTCGTCTCACCGAACCAGCCTGAACCGACCCACAAATCCACGGCCGCGCCCACCCGCACCTCCAGCCTCAACCTCTAGGCCAAGCCCGTCACCACAACAACCGGTAGGGAGAACCACATGTCCGAAGGTCCCGAAGTCGACTCGGCAAACCACGAAGTCAACGCCATGATGCGCGTCGCACTGCAACTGGCCTCCCGCATGGCAGAGAAGATGGCTCGCAACCGTGAGCGTGACCTCGAGCAGGCGCGCCGCGAATCAGCCGAACATGCCCGCGAACTCGCACAACGACTAGAGACCAGTCGCGCGGCCGCCGAGGCATACCTGCGTGCCTCGTTCGATGACCAATGGTGGAACCGGGCACAGCCCGGCGAGATCGCCGACCAGTGGCAGCACGCACAGGCATGGAAGGAACACTCCCAGGTCGCATCGGAAGCCGTCGAACGGATCCGCGCCGAAACCGCCAAGCGGTATGGCATCGACGTGGACGCTCCGGGCGCGGACGAGAAGGTCGTCGACGCCCTGCTGCGCGATGCGGAGAACCGAAAAGCCCGCGCCGGCGCCGAACACGGCCGATCCCAAGCCGACACCATGACGGCCAGTGAGATTCTCGACGAGGCCGAGCGGGCGGATGCCGAACGCGCCGATGAGAACGAACGCAACGAGACGAACAGCGAAGACGTCGAACCGCGGACACTTGGCGGTGATTCGCTGCGCTCGGTGGCCGACCACGACTACGACTCCGCCGAACGACGCGGGGAGGACACCGACCAGATGAGGGCCGCCGGCATCGACGAAGAGGAAGTCGCCACCCGCATGCGCGCCGACCTCGACCAGGCCAGGCACCCGGTCGAAGCGGTGGCCGGCGCGGGCAGCCATCCCAAGGCCCGCAAGGGTCGGGCCAGACGCGGTAAGTCTGCCGAGCGGACGATGACTGGCCGGTAGTAGATCCAATCCGTGTACCTGGTCGGTTCCCTCGAAACCAACCAGGTACACGGCCCACTCCTGCCTTTACAGGCGCCTCAAGAATCGTCGTCCGACCCGGTCTCGGGCGAGAGCAATGGCGTCAGCTAATTCCGACTTGTCACCGATGATTGGCCACCATGACCAGTCGGATCCTGCCGCCTGTGCTTCCTCAACGAAGATCGCTTCTGGCTCCCACACGTCCCTTCCCCACCGCCGTTCACCTGCAGCCAGTGTAGGGCCTGGCTCGACGTCATGCCGGAGATAGAACAGCCCTCGCCGGTATTCGTACTGGTCGTTGAGTTGACTCCAATCCTCATCGTCAGGACATGCCTCCGCAAAGAGCGGCCGCAGCATTTTCCGTAGGTACCGACTGAGAGCAAATCCAAGTCCCGCAACGTCCTGCATGCCTGCAAAGTTCATCACTGAGCGCTCATCCAGCACTTCGTGCTCATCCAGCACTCGAAGAGCAGGCAGTCTCGGGGCAGTCGGTCCTCTGTCCGTATCGCGCCATTTAACGTTCTCTGCCAGTTTGATCCACAGATCCGCGTCCGAGTCGAAGCACAGTGTTGACAAACCGATGACGCGGAAGGCCAGTAAAGCGGGGAAGTGGCGCGACTTGTCGTAGGCAGATTCCGGCATCCGTTGGATAAGGGAATTCCCGTCTTTCTTGAAGCGTCCGCGGGCGTCGACAAGTTCCTGCAACGCAAGCGGCCATGCACGATTATCCCCGCTGGCCGGGTCGTACTCAACGCCGGCATGCAGGATCTGCAACGTGGGTTCAGTGAGCTCGTAAAGCAACCGATATCTGGCTTCGAGTGGCTCAAGCGGCCCGCTGCTCGACGTGACGATCGGAAGCTCGTTGATGTCTCGCCGTAGTTGTTTTGTCGTGTTCTTCACCAGGTCGATGAGGTCGATGCTCTTCGAACCGTCAACGACGTATCGCTTGACCTGACCTACTAGATCCCGCTCCGGAGGAGGTTCAGGCTGAACTGTGGGCCCGCCAGCAGAAGGGGTTGCAGCGCCGCGCCCAGCGGACGGGGGAATTGTGAAGTCGCCGGCAGTCCGCCAATCGTCGTTCTCCATATCGACGGCAAGGCCTGTGTTTCTCAGACGTCGTCCCAGATCCCTACGACTGTCGGAAGTGTCCTTAATCTGCACATAGTTCACTCCAGCGATGTCCGACATCTCCCGCACGCCACCAAACCGGACGAGGACAACTTTTTCCCGATCCTTCTGCATAGCCATTCCAGCTTCGAAGATGACGTTCATACGCGGCTGAGGGGTCAGATCCCTCTCGAACTGCGGATCATGATCGGAGAGAAACTCATCCCTGCATCGCCCGAGGTCATCCGGCGTGAACAGCACTACGACGGCGCCGGCGGCTTCCATTCCTGCAGTAACGATGTCCATCGTGGTAGGGCTTCCGGAGCCAGTGTATGAGGCTGCCTCCTCCCACTCGATGACCCGGAGATCGAAGGTACGAAGTAGCTGGACCATGGACTTCTTGATTCGGTGATCGCGACCGTGGACAAGAAAGACTCGTCTATCGCGCGCGGGAGAAGTAACGGGCTGAGACACGGGAGTCTCCCTTTG encodes:
- a CDS encoding DUF4913 domain-containing protein, giving the protein MTSLDEFDLPEPPDEDPAPPEDSWAPPLEGLVPAPAPAATPADGNGAGDALALSDELSARIGKVTGTLLSTQIKAIAETQLAELLTPEIYQRIEELSRRRLAAELETQLVAAAHAADAAENPPTTVFGSTEEFVRVRLAPGYRRDVIDNREIRWCPQWWRHEEAISRLEALWRTWEHFRLDATTGMSVWWRDHADHHMSVLMSSEGPFSKCSVQHGHHTPDNAIAPLPTDPAPAGMFPDTREL
- a CDS encoding TIR domain-containing protein, with protein sequence MTKSDPKTSRRSGRTFGETIAGPMARFWAGSHGPSRVDTVRVLKSVGLECVGTNRQELVLHALESASDEDAKEALPRLLRLLRGLLSRAQRSTLGREDELVDAVADLIETLKRVDVVLDPSGTLHWSGDTQEGSAATSPLATPAHTISPSSDLRQSQRETPVSQPVTSPARDRRVFLVHGRDHRIKKSMVQLLRTFDLRVIEWEEAASYTGSGSPTTMDIVTAGMEAAGAVVVLFTPDDLGRCRDEFLSDHDPQFERDLTPQPRMNVIFEAGMAMQKDREKVVLVRFGGVREMSDIAGVNYVQIKDTSDSRRDLGRRLRNTGLAVDMENDDWRTAGDFTIPPSAGRGAATPSAGGPTVQPEPPPERDLVGQVKRYVVDGSKSIDLIDLVKNTTKQLRRDINELPIVTSSSGPLEPLEARYRLLYELTEPTLQILHAGVEYDPASGDNRAWPLALQELVDARGRFKKDGNSLIQRMPESAYDKSRHFPALLAFRVIGLSTLCFDSDADLWIKLAENVKWRDTDRGPTAPRLPALRVLDEHEVLDERSVMNFAGMQDVAGLGFALSRYLRKMLRPLFAEACPDDEDWSQLNDQYEYRRGLFYLRHDVEPGPTLAAGERRWGRDVWEPEAIFVEEAQAAGSDWSWWPIIGDKSELADAIALARDRVGRRFLRRL
- a CDS encoding type IV secretory system conjugative DNA transfer family protein is translated as MSDRGVKDPVNSAREMYLIAAVVAVVGVVGGGVMLALRLGTDQEVPANPAVVLIDLVKGHLQWSTTATVLITVYAVLVLAAAFVILVLVARSRGKRTRVDNKAKHMGRLRDVGSLTEKLCRKESDRLGVVLEEGAAPGVPIGKHLLSGQNLYAKYEDMHVDIWGPRSGKSSSRVIPAILEAPGAVLTTSNKRDVVDATRDPREAKGGKVWIFDPQKVADGENTWWWDPLSWVTDEVRAADLAAHFAAGDDGLDAKKDSFFDPEGQDLLTALFLAAAAEQKPITQVYTWVTDETNVEPVNILRKHGYDLHASGLSGQYNAPAKQRGGVFGTARKMIRCLKMQSIRPWVSTDGQRSWVPHFDPREFVRSNDTIYLLSREGNGSAGPLVTALTVAICEAAEELATRSKGGRLPVPLLAALDEAANVVRWTQLPKLFSHYGSRGIVIMAILQSYAQGTEVWGNKGMGMLHSAANVKVYGGGCEVAVDDNYLRSLSTAIGEHWEYSGSVSSGRGGRSTSRQRTKITTFTESELEELPRGRAIVRSSGNRATLVKTVPWWEGPYADQVRASIERHDPEADKTLAEAVTLTDDAEPKEVQPV